In the Marinobacter sp. MDS2 genome, CAGATAGCAACATTGAATGAGACACAAGCAGCCGCGATCGTTAAACTGGCTACTATTGAACTCTCAGTATACGGGGAAAACGATGAAGTATTGCAGCACATGCGGCCAACAGGTTGAACAAAAGATTCCAGCGGGCGACAACCGATACCGCTATGTGTGCGTTAGCTGCGAAACCATTCATTACCAGAACCCCAGAATTATCGCGGGTACCGTTCCTGTATGGGATGGGAAGATTTTACTGTGTCGGCGAGCGATCGAACCCCGCTACGGTTACTGGACGCTACCTGCCGGGTTTATGGAAAATGCAGAAACAACCATCGAAGCGGCAGCAAGGGAAACGTTGGAAGAGGCTCTGGCCGAAGTAACCATCGACGGCTTGTACTCCATTATAGATGTCCCCCACATCAACCAGGTGCACATGTTTTACCGCGCAACACTGGTCAATGGAAGTTTTGGTGCTGGCGAAGAATCCCTGGAGTCGCGACTCTTCGCTGCAGACGAAATCCCGTGGGACGAAATTTCGTTCCCGACCGTTAAACGGACACTGGAATTTTTCCTGTCAGAGATGCCTTCAGGCAACTACGACCTGCACGTTACCGACATCCGCCCACCCAGCACCAAGCGAATCGATCAAAACACTTCCAGCCGAAACACTTCATAAGCCGGCTCTTCATACGGGTGGGCCTGCTTCAATGCTGCGATGGCCCCCTGTATCCGGTCTTCAACACAAACCAGCTCTACCTTAAACTCCGTAACCACTTCCAACTCCCCCTGCTCCCCCAAAAAAGGATCACTTCCTGCCAAGGGCCGAAACTGTCCCTTCCCCTGACACTGCCACGCACAACTATCGTAATCACCGATTTTCCCCGCACCGGCTTCAAAGAGCGCCCGCTTGGTAATCTCCAAATGACTCTCGGGAACAAAGTAACAAACCTTAAACATTGGCCACCTCAAATCGTACAAGTTTTGCTCAAATCGAGACTTTTCGAACTTACCCACAATTTCTGTGGATAACTCTGTGCAAAGTATTAGGGAATCTACTCTAAACCCT is a window encoding:
- a CDS encoding NGG1p interacting factor NIF3 — translated: MFKVCYFVPESHLEITKRALFEAGAGKIGDYDSCAWQCQGKGQFRPLAGSDPFLGEQGELEVVTEFKVELVCVEDRIQGAIAALKQAHPYEEPAYEVFRLEVF
- a CDS encoding NUDIX hydrolase; translated protein: MKYCSTCGQQVEQKIPAGDNRYRYVCVSCETIHYQNPRIIAGTVPVWDGKILLCRRAIEPRYGYWTLPAGFMENAETTIEAAARETLEEALAEVTIDGLYSIIDVPHINQVHMFYRATLVNGSFGAGEESLESRLFAADEIPWDEISFPTVKRTLEFFLSEMPSGNYDLHVTDIRPPSTKRIDQNTSSRNTS